In Equus caballus isolate H_3958 breed thoroughbred chromosome 7, TB-T2T, whole genome shotgun sequence, one DNA window encodes the following:
- the PRKCSH gene encoding glucosidase 2 subunit beta isoform X2: MLLLLLLLPVCWAVEVKRPRGVSLTYHHFYDETKPFTCLDGSATIPFDQVNDDYCDCKDGSDEPGTAACPNGSFHCANAGYKPLYISSRWVNDGVCDCCDGTDEYNSGIVCENTCKEKGQKERETLQQMAEVTREGFRLKKILIEDWKKAREEKQKKLTELQDGKKSLEDQVEMLRTVKEEAEKPEKEAKDQHRKLWEEQQAASRAQREQELAANAFQELDDDMDGTVSAAELQTHPELDTDGDGALSEGEAQALLGGDAPTDSTAFYDRVWAAIRDKYRSEALSTEPPVPSAPDLPEPKEEQPPVASPPSEDEEEEEEEEETEEEEEEEEEEETQGQGEQPKTASPGEEDKMPPYDEQTQAFIDAAQEACNKFEEAERSLREMEESIRNLEQEISFDFGPDGEFAYLYSQCYELATNEYIYRLCPFKMVSQKPKLGGSPTNLGTWGSWAGPEHDKFSAMKYEQGTGCWQGPNRSTTVRLLCGKETVVTSTTEPSRCEYLMELMTPAACPEPPPEVPAEGDHDEL; the protein is encoded by the exons ATGttactgttgctgctgctgctgcccgtGTGCTGGGCCGTGGAGGTCAAGCGGCCCCGGGGCGTCTCCCTCACCT ACCATCACTTCTACGACGAGACCAAGCCTTTCACTTGCCTGGATGGCTCGGCCACTATCCCTTTTGATCAGGTCAACGATGACTACTGTGACTGTAAGGATGGCTCCGACGAGCCAG GCACGGCCGCCTGTCCCAACGGCAGCTTCCACTGTGCTAACGCTGGCTACAAGCCCCTGTACATCTCCTCCAGATGGGTCAACGACGGAGTCTGTG ACTGCTGTGATGGCACAGACGAGTACAACAGCGGGATCGTCTGTGAGAACACTTGCAA AGAGAAGggccagaaggagagagagacccTACAGCAGATGGCAGAGGTTACCCGCGAGGGCTTCCGCCTGAAGAAGATCCTTATTGAGGACTGGAAGAAGGCCCGGGAGGAGAAGCAG AAAAAGCTCACTGAGCTACAGGACGGAAAGAAATCCCTGGAGGACCAGGTAGAGATGCTGCGGACGGTGAAGGAGGAGGCCGAGAAGCCAGAGAAGGAGGCCAAGGACCAGCACCGGAAGCTGTGGGAAG AGCAGCAGGCCGCCTCCAGGGCCCAGCGCGAGCAGGAGCTGGCGGCCAACGCCTTCCAGGAGCTGGACGACGACATGGACGGGAC GGTCTCGGCGGCCGAGCTGCAGACCCACCCGGAGCTGGACACGGATGGGGACGGGGCACTGTCAGAAGGGGAGGCCCAG GCCCTCCTCGGGGGAGACGCACCGACGGACTCCACTGCCTTCTACGACCGTGTCTGGGCTGCCATCCGGGACAAGTACCGGTCCGAG GCACTGTCCACCGAGCCGCCAGTGCCTTCTGCTCCTGACCTGCCGGAGCCCAAGGAGGAGCAGCCCCCCGTGGCCTCACCGCCCTcagaggacgaggaggaggaggaggaggaagaggagacggaagaggaggaggaggaggaggaagaggaggagacccAGGGGCAGGGCGAGCAGCCCAAG ACCGCCAGCCCCGGCGAGGAGGACAAGATGCCACCCTATGATGAGCAGACACAGGCCTTCATCGACG ccGCCCAGGAGGCCTGCAACAAGTTCGAGGAGGCTGAGCGGTCCTTGAGGGAGATGGAGGAGTCCATCAG GAACCTGGAGCAGGAGATTTCATTCGATTTTGGCCCTGACGGGGAGTTCGCCTACTTGTACAGCCAGTGCTATGAGCTGGCCACCAACGA GTACATCTACCGGCTCTGCCCCTTCAAGATGGTGTCACAGAAACCCAAGCTCGGCGGCTCCCCCACCAACCTCGG CACCTGGGGCTCGTGGGCCGGCCCCGAGCACGACAAGTTCAGCGCCATGAAGTACGAACAGGGCACGGGGTGCTGGCAGGGCCCCAACCGCTCCACCACC GTGCGCCTGCTGTGCGGGAAGGAGACGGTGGTGACAAGCACCACGGAGCCCAGTCGCTGTGAGTACCTGATGGAGCTGATGACGCCGGCTGCCTGCCCGGAGCCGCCGCCCGAAGTACCCGCCGAAGGGGACCACGACGAACTCTAG
- the PRKCSH gene encoding glucosidase 2 subunit beta isoform X1, which produces MLLLLLLLPVCWAVEVKRPRGVSLTYHHFYDETKPFTCLDGSATIPFDQVNDDYCDCKDGSDEPGTAACPNGSFHCANAGYKPLYISSRWVNDGVCDCCDGTDEYNSGIVCENTCKEKGQKERETLQQMAEVTREGFRLKKILIEDWKKAREEKQKKLTELQDGKKSLEDQVEMLRTVKEEAEKPEKEAKDQHRKLWEEQQAASRAQREQELAANAFQELDDDMDGTVSAAELQTHPELDTDGDGALSEGEAQALLGGDAPTDSTAFYDRVWAAIRDKYRSEALSTEPPVPSAPDLPEPKEEQPPVASPPSEDEEEEEEEEETEEEEEEEEEEETQGQGEQPKEPPPPLVPPQTASPGEEDKMPPYDEQTQAFIDAAQEACNKFEEAERSLREMEESIRNLEQEISFDFGPDGEFAYLYSQCYELATNEYIYRLCPFKMVSQKPKLGGSPTNLGTWGSWAGPEHDKFSAMKYEQGTGCWQGPNRSTTVRLLCGKETVVTSTTEPSRCEYLMELMTPAACPEPPPEVPAEGDHDEL; this is translated from the exons ATGttactgttgctgctgctgctgcccgtGTGCTGGGCCGTGGAGGTCAAGCGGCCCCGGGGCGTCTCCCTCACCT ACCATCACTTCTACGACGAGACCAAGCCTTTCACTTGCCTGGATGGCTCGGCCACTATCCCTTTTGATCAGGTCAACGATGACTACTGTGACTGTAAGGATGGCTCCGACGAGCCAG GCACGGCCGCCTGTCCCAACGGCAGCTTCCACTGTGCTAACGCTGGCTACAAGCCCCTGTACATCTCCTCCAGATGGGTCAACGACGGAGTCTGTG ACTGCTGTGATGGCACAGACGAGTACAACAGCGGGATCGTCTGTGAGAACACTTGCAA AGAGAAGggccagaaggagagagagacccTACAGCAGATGGCAGAGGTTACCCGCGAGGGCTTCCGCCTGAAGAAGATCCTTATTGAGGACTGGAAGAAGGCCCGGGAGGAGAAGCAG AAAAAGCTCACTGAGCTACAGGACGGAAAGAAATCCCTGGAGGACCAGGTAGAGATGCTGCGGACGGTGAAGGAGGAGGCCGAGAAGCCAGAGAAGGAGGCCAAGGACCAGCACCGGAAGCTGTGGGAAG AGCAGCAGGCCGCCTCCAGGGCCCAGCGCGAGCAGGAGCTGGCGGCCAACGCCTTCCAGGAGCTGGACGACGACATGGACGGGAC GGTCTCGGCGGCCGAGCTGCAGACCCACCCGGAGCTGGACACGGATGGGGACGGGGCACTGTCAGAAGGGGAGGCCCAG GCCCTCCTCGGGGGAGACGCACCGACGGACTCCACTGCCTTCTACGACCGTGTCTGGGCTGCCATCCGGGACAAGTACCGGTCCGAG GCACTGTCCACCGAGCCGCCAGTGCCTTCTGCTCCTGACCTGCCGGAGCCCAAGGAGGAGCAGCCCCCCGTGGCCTCACCGCCCTcagaggacgaggaggaggaggaggaggaagaggagacggaagaggaggaggaggaggaggaagaggaggagacccAGGGGCAGGGCGAGCAGCCCAAG gagccCCCGCCCCCACTGGTGCCCCCACAGACCGCCAGCCCCGGCGAGGAGGACAAGATGCCACCCTATGATGAGCAGACACAGGCCTTCATCGACG ccGCCCAGGAGGCCTGCAACAAGTTCGAGGAGGCTGAGCGGTCCTTGAGGGAGATGGAGGAGTCCATCAG GAACCTGGAGCAGGAGATTTCATTCGATTTTGGCCCTGACGGGGAGTTCGCCTACTTGTACAGCCAGTGCTATGAGCTGGCCACCAACGA GTACATCTACCGGCTCTGCCCCTTCAAGATGGTGTCACAGAAACCCAAGCTCGGCGGCTCCCCCACCAACCTCGG CACCTGGGGCTCGTGGGCCGGCCCCGAGCACGACAAGTTCAGCGCCATGAAGTACGAACAGGGCACGGGGTGCTGGCAGGGCCCCAACCGCTCCACCACC GTGCGCCTGCTGTGCGGGAAGGAGACGGTGGTGACAAGCACCACGGAGCCCAGTCGCTGTGAGTACCTGATGGAGCTGATGACGCCGGCTGCCTGCCCGGAGCCGCCGCCCGAAGTACCCGCCGAAGGGGACCACGACGAACTCTAG